The window ttaaagttttttcattatattaatAGTTGATTATATTCTTGAGgccaaacaaaaatataaataattactaagaatttaacatttttttttatgcggTTAAgctaatcataaaaaataagtataacaaagaaaaaaattgaatgaacaaaaaataataagtaccaatattaaataagattttatttattttttaaattttaattcaattataatatattattagtaattaataGTACATATCAGTTTTTTGGTAGCAATATTTGGTTAccgttatttttttattttaaaaatttttaaatcaaatttataccCCCCGAGTCTTGGTTCCGCCTTGTGCTTCATATACTTTTGCTATAAATAACCATAGTAATTAATTCTAAAGTAGACAacacattaatttaaaaataataactttatgaattttaatggATGGTATAAAACCAATTTTAAGATTTAAGTATTGCCCTTACACACATTCAGGTCAATTATGCTTATCAGAATTATAATCCAAttgatatagattttgaaaagtgtttctaatatttctaatatttaaaaaataaaaaattttaaatattaaaaaaattaaaaatattttttaaaatcactatcaaacatacttttattgTTGTAATGTCTGTATTTATAATTCTGATTTTGTCTATAAAGTTATAGAAAGAAATGATTTAGACTCCATGGTAGACCAAATGCAAccttaatttcttattttaagcCTTACAGTATGTAGCCTGAAACTTACGccagaaaattaattttccattttggaTCAAGGCATTGAGGTGCATCTGCCTTGATTTTGATCATGCAATAAAATTGATGGACTGTGGGAATGGGTGGACAGGTGGCACTTGGATCGGGGGAAGGCAAATTTATAGAGACAGTGAGGAGAGGTCAGCTGGGAATCAGGTTACCAAATGTGAAGTGCGTAGACGCCAAGGGACTGAGGCTTGAACCAGATAAACTTCACCTCACTACAATTGCTCAGATCCACCTCGCTCAGAAGTTGGCTGCTGCCTTTCTTGCTGGTGATCAATCATGAATCATGAGGAGTCACAACCCTTTTAATCTAAATTAGTTATAGACATTTACCATATTACAGCAATTAATAAAGACGCTCTTGCAAATTAGATATTGAATATCAGCCTGTTTTGCCCTCCACTGAGACTTGTTCTACCCTATACATGAACTCCCGAACTTGCCCTTAAAAGTGGGCAAGTTCAGgataaagaaacaaatattttgTAAACAGTGATTTATTGTTCATATTTCTTTTCTCCCAAAATACCTTTTCCACAAGGTTTACAAAGGAGTCATGAATATGAAATGTTACTTTAACCTTTTGCATGTATCAGAACAAAATTTACAAGAAGATTAAAACACAAATGATAAGGTTttgttttggtattttttttaaataaataaataaagtgttttaaaaaatatttttttaattgttttgagTTATGTGAAATCAAGGTTTGACTAATCTTGATTtttatgataacaaaataaggtttggtACTAATGATACATTTCAAGTGTGACTAagcaaaataatttccaaaatgacAATTATATGGACCAAGTCAAGTAAAAGGAAATCAACAAAGATGATGAAACCTTGAATAAAAGAGCCTTCAAAGCATTTTGTAGGATATCttcgtattttattttattttttttactaaaaattatttaagagtattttgtttaaaatcttttataattagATGATTTTTTATCCTTAACTAAAACTTTGTACTAAATacttttttaaacttgtttaaaaggttttgagttgaaaaagatagttgttgagccaaaaaaatgtcTAGTTGGTTAATAGTGAATTGAACTAATTTGACCAATTGGGAAATCGGTTAACTAATTGACCTTTTAACAGTTGAAGATCGGTCACCTACAAAAGCATTAAATATCCAACGACTAGTCAACCGATCAACCAAAGCTTGATCGAAAAAGGCCTTTAATATGAATAACGACTAGTTTAGGTTTCTCTTTCATATTTAAAGacttcaatcttcattattttaaaagagtttaacaTTCTTAaatctttcttgaatatatttgagttttggggaagtgttttttaatgtactttgttttaaaacttgTATATCATTATTAGTGTACCATTTAATCCTAATTTGTCTTatatcatttgagcctaaatTTTGTACTaagattttaagaaaatatttcctatttttatttataaatctttggaaaaaaaaatgtaaaatatcacTTAAAGATTCTCAAGTATGGAATATTACTTGAAATATTGTTCAAGAGTAAAGTATCTCTTAAAGATTGTAAATGGTGTTTTAAGTTGAAAGTCGGTTGATTGgaatcataatccaattatattaCTTGAAGGTTTAGTTTGAAAGTCTTGAATTAGTAAAACCTTAAGTTTGAGATTGAAGTCAGAAGAAAGTGGATGTAAGTCGAGTTATACCaaaccatcataaaaatattatatttccaTTCTCTCTTTCGTAATCTCTTTAATCTACATGtagttatttttcattatatttattatatatttacatataattctttcttatattcacatagtttatttttaagaaaaaaaaaccattacaTATTGTTGTTATACTGTTTTTTTTATCTAAcctattctaaaatttttccttagtttttataCATTTTCTTAATACATGTGTCATCTTCTCAATAGTCTAGATCAAAACAGTTTTTATGCCGAGATAATTTTCTAGATGTGTTTTTATGAACATagataattttttcctttttctaaaaaaaaaagagtaatacCGGAatgattttatctttttatgCGGAATGCActttgatttttcctttcttttatgtAAATCACaagtctttttaaataaaaatatatatataaaaaaaagcaaTTATTTAACCAAacgaaaggaataaaaaaaaaaaaggaaaatccaaattaaaatgataataatattttcaaaaaatttaattatttgttacGGTCATTTGCATGATTTTAATGATGTGAAACAACTGCGGAAAGTAGGAAAGCATAACAcatgcatttcattattttatttcttaaagcaaaaaacattttttatatttgaattttgaaacgGAGTTTTGTTAGCACAAACAATAACAATTATGTTGGAAGAATATTTTTTGAGATTGGATTTGGGGAATGTGTTTTTGACTTTTTgtatagaattatttttgaaaatccgatttttttagtttaggggcgtgtcacatttttttaattaatcaagACGCACCGTAAAGCCAGGAAATATCACGTGTCATTCTAATAGTTCCTCCAATCCTGGAGACTGCGGGGAGTGCTAAGAAGTGGAAATGGCGGCTTCTTGTTCCACCAATCTCATCAGCTTCCCACCATCTCTGAGAAAGTCAACATCGCCGTCCTATTCTCTCTCATGGCAAGCATCTCTCCCTTCCACCGTCTCCTTCGCCGTCGGCCGTCGGGTCTCTTCCAGAACAACCAAGTCGTTGGTGGTGGTTGTGACGGCCATGATGGAAGCAAAGCCCACGGTCCTCGTCGCAGAGAAGCTCGGAGAAGCGGGTCTCGAACTCCTCAAGGGCTTCGCCAACGTTGACTGCTCTTATAATATGAGCCCCGAGGAGCTTTGCACCAAGATCTCACTGTGCGACGCCTTAATCGTCAGGAGCGGCACTAAGGTTACTCGTGAGGTGTTCGAGTCCGCCGGCCGTCGCCTCAAGGTTGTCGGACGGGCTGGCGTTGGTATTGATAACGTTGACCTTTCGGCCGCCACGGAGCATGGATGTCTTGTTGTTAATGCCCCAACAGCTAATACTATTGCGGCTGCTGAGCATGGGGTTGCTCTTCTAACTGCTATGGCGCGTAACATCGCCCAAGCGGACGCTTCTGTCAAAGCCGGTCTGTGATCTCCCTTTAAGATATTTAcggcattttcttttattcggACATTTTTTCGAGCAGTTCGCCTACGTTGGTTATTAACTCTGTTGTGGTCGTCTTTTTTTTAGCAATTCATGATATATCTTATCCATTATGTTGTACGGTCaagaaaaactctaaatctGATTGCTAGTTTATGATTATTTGGCTGTAATTTATAGAGCTCGAATTGGGAAGGTGATTAGTGATCTCAAATCTTGTAATTACAGGGTGTGTGGTGTTTGGAATATTGATTGTCTGTTTTCTGTACaatgatatataataaatttccagttgtaaaatatgaatttaatcaGCCTTGAACAGAATGAGATAATGGGCAGTGGTGTGACATTGGAATAACTTAGAAGAGCTATTCAGGGAGGGAGGGGTGGTGGTATCCACAATTTCTGCtatcacaattcaaaataagTGCACTGACTTGAAGCCAGCTCTGCCTCTCACTTTCAGTAAATCATTCATGCTAGGCACCTAATATTTGTTCATATTGGTTGGATGCTTACCATCTGACTCAgcctattatttttttttaagaaaatcctgTTGGGACTTCAGCTTTATGTTGTTTGCAATGATTGAAGCCCTTATTAGTGTAGTGGGATTTTGATCCGTGCAGGGAAGTGGGAAAGGAGTAAGTATGTAGGTGTGTCACTTGTTGGAAAAACCCTTGCTGTGATGGGATTTGGAAAGGTTGGATCAGAAGTTGCTAGGCGAGCAAAGGGGCTTGGCATGCATGTGATTGCACATGATCCATATGCCCCAGCAGACAGAGCCCGGGCAATTGGTGTGAATTTAGTGACCTTTGAAGAAGCCATATCAACTGCAGATTTTATTTCATTGCACATGCCTCTCACTCCTGCTACATCCAAGATTCTCAATGATGAGTCCTTTTCAAGGATGAAGAAAGGAGTTCGGATAGTCAATGTCGCTCGTGGTGGTGTGATTGATGAGGAAGCTCTAATAAGGGCCTTGGATTCAGGGATTGTCGCTCAggttcttatttttttgtaatcaaTAACACTTTATTAATACAACCCTGGAGGCAAGTAGTGATAATTTCCATTTCTTACAGGCAGCGCTTGATGTGTTCACTGAAGAACCTCCACCAAAAGATAGTAAGTTGGTGCAGCATGAAAATGTGACTGTTACTCCACATCTTGGTGCCAGCACAACGGAGGCACAGGTGGGTTGGTCTACCTCTGCTTGTCTATAGTCATGCCTCATTTACTTATCTTTTCTAGTTTTCTAGTGTTACAATGCCGGCTTGTTGCAATTAGGAAGGAGTGGCCATTGAAATAG is drawn from Vitis riparia cultivar Riparia Gloire de Montpellier isolate 1030 chromosome 18, EGFV_Vit.rip_1.0, whole genome shotgun sequence and contains these coding sequences:
- the LOC117906119 gene encoding D-3-phosphoglycerate dehydrogenase 3, chloroplastic-like; this encodes MAASCSTNLISFPPSLRKSTSPSYSLSWQASLPSTVSFAVGRRVSSRTTKSLVVVVTAMMEAKPTVLVAEKLGEAGLELLKGFANVDCSYNMSPEELCTKISLCDALIVRSGTKVTREVFESAGRRLKVVGRAGVGIDNVDLSAATEHGCLVVNAPTANTIAAAEHGVALLTAMARNIAQADASVKAGKWERSKYVGVSLVGKTLAVMGFGKVGSEVARRAKGLGMHVIAHDPYAPADRARAIGVNLVTFEEAISTADFISLHMPLTPATSKILNDESFSRMKKGVRIVNVARGGVIDEEALIRALDSGIVAQAALDVFTEEPPPKDSKLVQHENVTVTPHLGASTTEAQEGVAIEIAEAVVGALKGELAATAVNAPMVPAEVLSALAPFVVLAEKLGRLAVQLVAGGSGVRSVKVTYASSRGPDDLDTRLLRAMVTKGLIEPISSVFVNLVNADFTAKQRGLRITEERVVLDGSPENPLEFIQVQIANVESKFASAISESGEIKVEGRVKDGKPHLTKVGSFGVDVSLEGSLILLRHVDQPGIIGKVGSILGEENVNVSFMSVGRTAPRKQAVMTIGVDEEPSREALTRIGNLPAIEEFVFLEL